The following are encoded together in the Brassica napus cultivar Da-Ae chromosome A9, Da-Ae, whole genome shotgun sequence genome:
- the LOC106368621 gene encoding transcription factor LRL1-like: MMNSSLLTPSSSSHVQTPATTFDHEDFLDQIFASSPWPSDEAHPPPPPPPRSSDGFVDSRHQQIMMMPLPSHHRNEVVDGSSVHSLYNGFSACGSLPFHIPQGSAGGMMNQQGQALTQTQAQKQPQVSASIATGGTVAAPPQSRTKVRARRGQATDPHSIAERLRRERIAERMKGLQELVPNGNKTDKASMLDEIIDYVKFLQLQVKVLSMSRLGGGASIPSQISEENASSAVAGGNQATGNSNDSLTMTEHQVAKLMEEDMGSAMQYLQGKGLCLMPISLATAISTATCHSRAAGSVGGHPSSPNLSGMTVQSTNKVKLSGNGVTEGSSPLAVKEAV; encoded by the exons ATGatgaactcttctcttctaaCTCCTTCATCCTCATCCCATGTCCAAACTCCAGCGACGACCTTTGACCATGAAGATTTCCTCGACCAAATCTTTGCTTCCTCCCCTTGGCCCTCCGATGAAgctcatcctcctcctcctcctccgcctcgGTCCTCAGATGGTTTCGTCGACTCTAGGCATCAACAGATCATGATGATGCCTTTACCGTCTCATCACCGAAACGAGGTCGTTGATGGCTCCTCCGTCCACTCTCTTTACAATGGCTTCTCCGCCTGCGGATCTCTTCCTTTCCACATCCCTCAG GGATCGGCAGGTGGAATGATGAATCAACAAGGACAAGCCCTAACGCAAACGCAAGCGCAAAAGCAACCGCAAGTGAGTGCGTCTATAGCTACTGGTGGTACGGTGGCAGCTCCACCGCAGAGTAGGACTAAAGTCAGAGCTAGGAGAGGCCAAGCAACGGATCCTCACAGTATTGCCGAACgg TTACGACGAGAGAGAATTGCGGAGAGAATGAAAGGTCTTCAAGAACTCGTTCCTAACGGCAATAAG ACAGACAAGGCATCGATGCTCGATGAGATTATAGATTATGTCAAGTTCTTACAACTCCAAGTCAAG GTACTGAGCATGAGCAGATTGGGTGGTGGTGCTTCCATTCCTTCTCAAATCTCTGAG gaGAATGCATCCTCAGCCGTCGCCGGGGGTAATCAGGCGACCGGAAACTCCAACGACAGCTTGACGATGACGGAGCATCAAGTGGCGAAGCTGATGGAAGAAGACATGGGCTCGGCGATGCAATACCTTCAAGGGAAAGGTCTTTGTCTCATGCCTATCTCTTTAGCCACAGCAATCTCAACCGCCACGTGTCACTCGCGAGCTGCCGGTAGCGTCGGAGGTCATCCTTCTTCTCCCAATCTTTCCGGCATGACCGTACAGTCAACGAATAAGGTGAAGTTAAGTGGTAACGGCGTGACTGAGGGATCGTCGCCTCTCGCCGTTAAAGAGGCTGTTTAG